From a single Methylosinus sp. H3A genomic region:
- a CDS encoding helix-turn-helix domain-containing protein has product MNAPETDETAAGSCAENTLKAQLIGKIGRLMKERGLKQVEAAGLLGVKQPDVSKMLRGDFRQFSVERLLRFLVALGQDVEIVVKPPSGAEAPALRVARL; this is encoded by the coding sequence ATGAATGCGCCCGAGACAGATGAGACCGCCGCCGGCTCCTGCGCGGAAAACACGCTCAAGGCGCAACTCATAGGCAAGATCGGCCGGCTGATGAAAGAACGCGGCTTGAAACAGGTCGAGGCCGCGGGCCTGCTCGGGGTCAAGCAGCCGGACGTGTCCAAAATGCTGCGCGGCGACTTCCGCCAGTTCTCGGTCGAGCGGCTGCTGCGTTTCCTGGTCGCATTGGGGCAGGATGTCGAAATCGTCGTCAAGCCGCCGAGCGGCGCGGAGGCGCCCGCGCTTCGCGTCGCGCGTCTGTAA
- the rpsD gene encoding 30S ribosomal protein S4: protein MTKRAEAKYKIDRRLGQNIWGRPKSPVNRREYGPGQHGQRRKGKPSDFGTQLKAKQKLKGYYGNISEKQFRKYYAEAIRLKGDSGDNLIGLLERRLDAVVYRAKFVPTVFASRQFINHGHIKVNGRRVNIPSYLVKPGDVVEVKESSRQILIVLEAVGLAERDVPEYYEVDHQKMTAKLSRVPLPSEVPYPVQMEPNLVIEFYSR from the coding sequence GTGACGAAACGCGCCGAAGCCAAATATAAAATCGACCGTCGTCTCGGACAGAACATTTGGGGCCGCCCGAAGAGCCCGGTGAACCGTCGCGAATACGGCCCCGGCCAGCACGGCCAGCGCCGCAAGGGCAAGCCCTCCGACTTCGGCACGCAGCTCAAGGCCAAGCAGAAGCTCAAGGGCTATTACGGAAACATCTCCGAGAAGCAGTTCCGCAAATATTATGCGGAGGCCATCCGGCTGAAAGGCGACTCGGGAGACAATCTGATCGGCCTGCTCGAGCGCCGTCTCGACGCCGTGGTCTATCGCGCCAAATTCGTGCCGACCGTCTTCGCCTCGCGCCAGTTCATCAATCACGGCCATATCAAAGTGAATGGCCGCCGCGTGAACATTCCGTCCTATCTCGTGAAGCCGGGCGACGTCGTCGAGGTGAAGGAGAGCTCCAGGCAGATCCTCATCGTCCTCGAGGCGGTCGGTCTCGCCGAGCGTGACGTGCCGGAATATTACGAGGTCGACCATCAGAAGATGACGGCCAAGCTCTCGCGCGTGCCGCTGCCCTCCGAAGTGCCCTATCCGGTGCAGATGGAGCCGAACCTGGTCATCGAGTTCTACTCGCGCTGA
- a CDS encoding cytochrome P450 — protein sequence MTLLKNIFAALRAYALTLADAVVAFFSLLGVTLRALLTGKGTLKERALGALTLPSSQIKAFAVLRAVLPNFVIGKQLITSYENNATAIVTRASDVIEVLDREEDFAVVYEPKMRAITGGANFFLGMQNTAQYQHDTSLMKLAMRRDDVEALVTPLARARAEAYAAAFPTRIDVPQELTLRVPSAIVADYFGVSAQAETDAIQWATNLFWWLFVDLKGDPAIETRALMAAANLRAAIDAAIVARKASGEKKDDVLGRALELQKGAPEFDDLAIRNNLIGLVIGAIPTISKASVQALDQLLDRPEALAGAQAAAQAGDEALLGAYLFEALRFNPVNPVIYRRANRSTVIAANTFRARKIPEGAMVLAANLSAMFDPLRIEKPNEFRVDRPWGEYILWGYGLHTCFGAYINRAVIPAILRPVLARPNLRRAAGAAGQIDGGGTPFPQHFVVESD from the coding sequence ATGACATTGTTGAAGAATATCTTCGCCGCTCTACGCGCCTACGCGCTGACGCTCGCGGACGCCGTCGTCGCCTTCTTCTCCCTGCTGGGAGTGACGTTGCGCGCGCTGCTCACCGGCAAGGGAACGCTGAAGGAGAGAGCGCTCGGCGCGCTCACTCTGCCGAGCTCGCAGATCAAGGCTTTCGCGGTGCTGCGCGCCGTGCTGCCGAATTTCGTCATCGGCAAGCAACTGATCACCAGCTACGAGAACAACGCCACGGCGATCGTCACGCGCGCCAGCGATGTGATCGAGGTGCTCGACCGCGAGGAGGATTTCGCCGTCGTCTACGAGCCGAAGATGCGCGCCATCACCGGCGGCGCCAATTTCTTCCTCGGCATGCAGAATACGGCGCAATATCAGCACGACACCTCGCTGATGAAGCTGGCCATGCGCCGCGACGACGTCGAGGCCCTGGTGACGCCGCTCGCCCGCGCCCGCGCCGAGGCCTACGCCGCGGCCTTTCCGACGCGCATCGACGTGCCGCAGGAGCTGACGCTGCGCGTCCCTTCCGCCATCGTCGCCGATTATTTCGGCGTGTCGGCGCAGGCCGAGACGGACGCCATCCAATGGGCGACGAATTTGTTCTGGTGGCTGTTCGTCGATCTCAAGGGCGATCCGGCGATCGAGACCAGGGCGCTGATGGCGGCCGCAAATCTACGCGCCGCCATAGACGCGGCGATCGTGGCGCGCAAGGCGAGCGGCGAGAAGAAGGATGATGTGCTCGGCCGCGCGCTGGAACTGCAGAAGGGCGCGCCGGAATTCGACGATCTCGCGATACGCAACAATCTCATCGGCCTCGTCATCGGCGCGATCCCGACCATTTCCAAAGCCTCAGTGCAGGCGCTCGACCAATTGCTCGACCGGCCCGAGGCGCTGGCCGGCGCGCAGGCGGCGGCGCAGGCCGGGGACGAAGCGCTGCTCGGCGCCTATCTCTTCGAGGCGCTGCGCTTCAATCCGGTCAATCCGGTCATCTATCGCCGCGCCAACCGCTCGACGGTGATCGCCGCCAACACATTCCGCGCCCGCAAGATTCCGGAGGGCGCCATGGTGCTCGCCGCCAATCTGTCGGCCATGTTCGATCCGCTGCGCATCGAGAAGCCCAACGAGTTCCGCGTCGATCGTCCCTGGGGCGAGTATATTTTGTGGGGCTATGGCCTGCACACCTGCTTCGGCGCCTATATCAACCGCGCCGTGATCCCGGCCATTCTGCGCCCCGTGCTGGCGCGGCCCAACCTGCGCCGCGCGGCCGGCGCCGCAGGCCAGATCGACGGCGGCGGCACCCCCTTCCCGCAGCATTTCGTGGTAGAAAGCGACTGA
- a CDS encoding efflux RND transporter permease subunit, whose product MELVKYALKFRLTFYVLAILMTFLGGAAIVSTPKDVFPNVDIPVVTVIWSYTGLSTAEMESRVTTYAELSTSNNVNGIRNLESQTLQGVTVMKIYFQPDVNIELAIAQVVSAMNSIRALMPPGINPPTVVRYSASQVPVIQLALSSKTLNEQQLYDMGLYRVRQQLTTTPGVTLPTPWGGKQRQIMVDLDTATLQARGLTPLDVVNAVTAGNLVVPSGLAKFGDLQYVMRLNSTPDALATLNNIPIRVADGAPLLIRDVAQVRDGSPPQQNIVRVDGSRAVLLTILKNGNASTLNVVENVKAGIAKLREAIPKDTNIAELFDQSVFVSNAISDVLHEGVIAAGLTALMILLFLGSWRSTLIVIISIPLSILTSLAMLSALGHTINIMTLGGMALAVGILVDDATVAIENTYRLFEEGKEFRYAVAEGAAGIAKPALISTLAICAAFVSVLFLTDAARYLFVPQALAVVFAMLVSYFLSRTLVPILMDQLLIHEHHAERERENDARGFGFAAILTRVQLGFEHGFEKMRGQYALLLTAVLRRKGRTLAFVAGVLAFGAFLFASVGEDYYPQIDAGQMTLHVRGRSGLRIEEAERLFQKVEDVIREVIPPHDLALLIDNIGLPQITYNYAFSDGTTVGYNDGQIMVSLAHGHAPTASYMRRLREILPQRFPDSIFYFQPADIVTQILNFGLPAPIALRIVGRDAPGNKLVVRKLLDRVKEVRGVVDAHIHQILDAPEFFVDIDRWKGQQLGVSVQQVANNVNISLSSSFQVTPNFWSDPVTGIPYQVAVQTPEYRIASLNAFANTPVSDLTGASSAQVDLLTNVAQWKRGVEQTVATHSNTQPTYDVYANVQDRDLGSVERDLRKAIAEIEPELKPGNYIVIRGQIESKNQAFARIGLGLVASMIFVYLLMVVNFQSWGDPFVVILALPIAFCGIVFALFVTGTTFSIPSLMGAIMSVGVASANSILLVTFAREHREATGVSAEEAAIEAGLTRIRPVIMTAAAMFVGLLPMSLALGDGAEQNAALARAVMGGIAFGTCSTLLFVPFLYSILRRADVKPLRDYL is encoded by the coding sequence ATGGAACTCGTCAAATATGCGCTCAAATTTCGGCTGACGTTCTACGTCCTGGCCATTCTGATGACGTTCCTCGGCGGGGCGGCGATCGTCTCGACGCCCAAGGACGTGTTTCCGAACGTCGATATTCCGGTCGTGACGGTCATCTGGTCCTATACGGGTCTCTCCACCGCCGAGATGGAGAGCCGCGTCACCACCTATGCCGAGCTCTCGACGAGCAATAACGTCAACGGCATTCGCAATCTCGAGAGCCAGACGCTGCAAGGCGTCACGGTGATGAAAATCTATTTCCAGCCCGATGTGAACATAGAGCTCGCCATCGCGCAGGTCGTTTCGGCGATGAACTCCATCCGCGCGCTTATGCCGCCCGGCATCAATCCGCCGACAGTCGTGCGCTATTCGGCCTCGCAAGTGCCGGTCATTCAGCTCGCTCTGTCGAGCAAGACGCTGAACGAGCAGCAGCTCTACGACATGGGCCTCTATCGCGTGCGCCAGCAGCTGACCACGACGCCCGGCGTGACGCTGCCGACGCCCTGGGGCGGCAAGCAGCGCCAGATCATGGTCGATCTCGACACGGCGACGCTGCAGGCGCGCGGCCTCACGCCGCTCGACGTCGTCAACGCCGTCACCGCCGGCAATCTGGTCGTCCCTTCGGGCCTCGCGAAATTCGGCGATCTGCAATATGTCATGCGTCTCAATTCGACGCCCGACGCGCTGGCGACGCTCAATAATATTCCGATCCGCGTCGCGGACGGCGCGCCGCTCTTGATCCGCGACGTGGCGCAAGTGCGCGACGGCAGCCCGCCGCAGCAGAATATCGTGCGCGTCGACGGCTCGCGCGCGGTGCTGCTGACCATATTGAAGAACGGCAACGCCTCGACGCTCAATGTCGTCGAGAATGTGAAGGCCGGCATCGCCAAGCTCCGTGAGGCGATCCCCAAGGACACGAATATCGCCGAATTGTTCGATCAGTCGGTCTTCGTCTCCAACGCCATATCCGACGTGCTGCACGAGGGCGTCATCGCCGCCGGCCTCACGGCGCTGATGATCCTCCTGTTCCTCGGCTCCTGGCGCTCGACTCTGATCGTCATCATCTCCATTCCGCTGTCGATCTTGACCTCGCTGGCCATGCTCAGCGCGCTCGGTCATACGATCAACATCATGACGCTCGGCGGCATGGCGCTCGCGGTCGGCATATTGGTGGACGATGCGACGGTGGCGATCGAGAACACCTATCGCCTGTTCGAGGAGGGCAAGGAGTTCCGCTATGCGGTGGCAGAGGGCGCCGCCGGCATCGCCAAGCCGGCGCTGATCTCGACGCTCGCGATCTGCGCCGCCTTCGTCTCAGTGCTCTTCCTGACCGATGCGGCGCGCTATCTCTTCGTGCCGCAGGCGCTCGCCGTCGTCTTCGCCATGCTGGTCTCTTACTTCCTGTCGCGAACGCTGGTTCCCATATTGATGGACCAGCTGCTCATCCATGAGCATCACGCGGAACGCGAGCGCGAGAACGACGCGCGAGGCTTTGGCTTTGCAGCGATATTGACGCGCGTCCAGCTCGGCTTCGAGCATGGCTTCGAGAAAATGCGCGGCCAATATGCGCTGCTGCTGACCGCAGTGCTGCGGCGCAAGGGCCGCACGCTCGCCTTCGTCGCCGGCGTCTTGGCCTTCGGCGCCTTTCTATTCGCGTCGGTCGGCGAGGATTATTATCCGCAGATCGACGCCGGCCAGATGACGCTGCATGTGCGCGGCCGCTCCGGCCTTCGCATCGAAGAGGCAGAGCGCCTCTTCCAAAAGGTCGAGGATGTCATCCGCGAGGTGATCCCGCCGCATGATCTGGCTCTGCTCATCGACAATATCGGCTTGCCGCAGATCACCTATAATTACGCCTTCTCCGATGGCACGACGGTCGGCTACAATGACGGACAGATCATGGTCTCGCTCGCCCATGGGCATGCGCCGACGGCGAGCTATATGCGGCGGCTGCGCGAAATTCTGCCGCAGCGCTTCCCCGATTCGATCTTCTATTTCCAGCCGGCCGACATCGTCACGCAGATCCTGAACTTCGGCCTTCCCGCGCCGATCGCGCTGCGCATCGTGGGCCGTGACGCGCCCGGCAATAAGCTCGTCGTGCGCAAGCTGCTCGATCGCGTCAAAGAGGTGCGTGGCGTCGTCGACGCGCATATTCATCAGATCCTCGACGCGCCGGAGTTCTTCGTCGACATAGATCGCTGGAAGGGTCAGCAGCTCGGCGTCAGCGTCCAGCAGGTCGCCAATAATGTGAACATATCGCTGAGCTCGTCCTTCCAGGTGACGCCTAATTTCTGGTCGGACCCGGTCACGGGCATTCCCTATCAGGTGGCGGTGCAGACGCCGGAATATCGCATCGCCTCGCTCAACGCCTTCGCCAACACGCCTGTCTCCGATCTGACCGGCGCATCCTCGGCGCAGGTCGATCTCTTGACCAATGTCGCGCAATGGAAGCGCGGCGTGGAGCAGACCGTCGCCACCCATTCCAACACGCAGCCGACCTATGACGTCTACGCCAATGTTCAGGATCGCGATCTCGGCAGCGTCGAGCGGGATTTGCGCAAGGCGATCGCGGAGATCGAGCCGGAGTTGAAGCCCGGCAACTACATCGTCATCCGCGGCCAGATCGAGAGCAAGAATCAGGCGTTCGCGCGCATCGGCCTCGGCCTCGTCGCATCCATGATCTTCGTCTATCTGCTGATGGTGGTGAACTTCCAGAGCTGGGGCGATCCTTTCGTCGTCATTCTCGCTCTGCCGATCGCCTTTTGCGGCATCGTCTTCGCGCTATTCGTGACCGGAACGACCTTCTCCATTCCTTCGTTGATGGGCGCCATAATGTCGGTCGGCGTCGCCTCGGCCAATTCCATTCTGCTCGTCACCTTCGCGCGCGAGCATCGCGAGGCGACCGGCGTCTCGGCGGAAGAGGCGGCGATCGAGGCCGGGCTGACGCGCATTCGTCCCGTCATCATGACCGCGGCGGCGATGTTCGTCGGCCTTCTGCCCATGTCGCTCGCGCTCGGCGACGGCGCCGAGCAGAACGCCGCGCTGGCGCGCGCCGTGATGGGCGGCATCGCCTTCGGTACATGTTCGACTCTGCTCTTCGTGCCCTTTCTCTATTCGATCCTGCGGCGCGCAGACGTGAAGCCTCTGAGGGATTATCTATGA
- a CDS encoding exodeoxyribonuclease VII small subunit has translation MSDANSDIDALPFEKAIQELEEIVGKLEKASVSLDDSVKLYERGEALKKRCDTLLREAEARIEKITLGADGAPKGTAPLDVE, from the coding sequence TTGTCCGACGCCAATTCCGATATAGACGCGCTGCCCTTCGAAAAGGCGATCCAGGAGCTCGAGGAGATCGTAGGCAAGCTCGAGAAAGCGAGCGTCTCGCTCGACGATTCGGTGAAGCTCTATGAGCGCGGCGAAGCGCTGAAAAAGCGCTGCGACACGCTGCTGCGCGAGGCCGAGGCCCGCATAGAGAAGATCACGCTCGGGGCCGATGGCGCGCCCAAAGGAACAGCGCCGCTCGACGTCGAGTGA
- a CDS encoding MarR family winged helix-turn-helix transcriptional regulator produces MPSPPPTTFCFLLHDAARLMRKRFEQNARELGLTRAQTQALAYLSRNEGVSQCILAEMLDLEPITLGRTVDRLQALGLVERRPHETDRRVWLLFLTDRAWPLVEAIAPISEATRQEALVGVSDEDRATLMRVLESARANLIETMSCSAKKAKARSTGG; encoded by the coding sequence ATGCCTTCGCCGCCGCCGACGACTTTCTGCTTCCTGCTGCATGACGCGGCGCGGCTGATGCGCAAGCGCTTCGAGCAGAACGCCCGCGAATTGGGCCTGACGCGCGCGCAGACCCAGGCACTGGCCTATCTGTCGCGCAATGAGGGCGTCAGCCAGTGCATCCTCGCAGAAATGCTCGATCTGGAGCCGATCACCCTCGGCCGCACGGTCGACCGGCTGCAGGCGCTGGGCCTCGTCGAGCGGCGACCGCATGAGACCGATCGCCGCGTATGGCTGTTGTTTCTGACCGATAGGGCCTGGCCCCTCGTCGAGGCCATCGCTCCGATCTCCGAGGCGACGCGCCAGGAGGCGCTCGTCGGCGTCAGCGATGAGGATCGGGCGACCTTGATGCGCGTGCTGGAGTCGGCGCGCGCCAATCTCATCGAAACGATGAGTTGTTCCGCGAAGAAGGCGAAGGCGAGGAGCACGGGCGGCTGA
- a CDS encoding phosphorylase — MDGPDEVEPPRFLIITGLLSERACAEGEGLVPICSGADTEGLRAALERTQGFALAGVVSFGIAGGLDPALRPGDVVIGSAVVAEGKRYATSAELSSILSEGLGASGGKIVSGVIAGVEAPVLDPKAKSALRTRTGAAVVDMETHIAAEFAERRRLPLAVVRVVNDPAARALPPLATSAVTPDGGVDFRAVFRDLAREPRQIGDLILAGLDFRKSSATLGRCGRLLGPLLSLGLSEL, encoded by the coding sequence TTGGACGGCCCGGATGAGGTGGAGCCCCCGCGCTTCCTCATCATCACGGGGCTGCTCAGCGAGCGCGCCTGCGCCGAGGGCGAAGGTCTGGTGCCGATTTGCAGCGGCGCCGACACAGAGGGCCTGCGCGCCGCGCTCGAGCGCACGCAGGGCTTCGCGCTCGCCGGCGTCGTCAGCTTCGGCATAGCGGGCGGGCTGGACCCGGCGCTGCGGCCCGGCGACGTCGTCATCGGCTCGGCCGTCGTCGCCGAGGGCAAGCGCTATGCGACGAGCGCCGAGCTCTCGTCCATTCTGAGCGAAGGTCTGGGCGCCTCGGGCGGCAAGATCGTCTCTGGCGTCATCGCCGGCGTCGAGGCGCCCGTGCTCGACCCCAAGGCCAAATCGGCGCTGCGAACGAGGACCGGCGCCGCCGTGGTCGATATGGAGACGCATATCGCCGCGGAATTCGCCGAGCGCCGGCGCCTGCCGCTCGCCGTGGTGCGCGTGGTCAATGATCCGGCGGCGCGGGCGCTGCCGCCGCTCGCCACCTCCGCCGTCACACCGGACGGCGGCGTCGATTTCCGGGCGGTGTTTCGCGATCTCGCCCGCGAGCCGCGCCAGATCGGCGATCTCATTCTCGCCGGTCTGGATTTCCGCAAATCATCGGCGACCTTAGGCCGCTGTGGGCGTCTTCTCGGCCCGCTCCTTAGCCTCGGCCTCTCGGAGCTCTGA
- a CDS encoding Rieske 2Fe-2S domain-containing protein, which yields MDDLFVICRTGHIEDGQATGFVLMRAYENGDSNPWPIIITRKGNNFYGFENSCPHEQMRLDTSPGNFLDESGNFLECGRHHSQFDLDTGHCFIGPCQGGKLTPLSLVVDDGDLCITGVMLADE from the coding sequence ATGGACGATCTTTTTGTGATTTGTCGCACAGGCCACATAGAGGACGGCCAAGCCACCGGCTTCGTCCTGATGCGCGCCTATGAGAATGGCGACAGCAATCCCTGGCCGATCATCATCACCCGCAAGGGCAATAATTTCTACGGTTTCGAGAATTCCTGCCCGCATGAGCAGATGCGTCTCGACACCTCCCCAGGCAACTTTCTCGACGAGAGCGGCAATTTCCTCGAGTGCGGGCGGCATCACTCACAATTCGACCTCGACACCGGCCATTGCTTCATCGGCCCGTGCCAGGGCGGGAAGCTGACGCCGCTCTCGCTCGTCGTCGACGACGGCGACCTCTGCATCACCGGCGTGATGTTGGCGGACGAATAA
- a CDS encoding efflux RND transporter periplasmic adaptor subunit, with the protein MTEMSQPQGRGFASTGVGVREAPPPRLRKLPFLILLALLAIVLLIGMRRHAAREHDAQVFQQEQANALLNLRAAKVTKIAGPVHIELPGQTLAWEQARLFARATGYIAERRVDIGSKVKQGDLLVRISAPDLDQQYAQAQAQLLLYKAQLLQSKAQVEQTKANLNLAKLTYGRSSQLVKNNYESKQNNDINAANVETQTANLQSAQAGVEVAQANIAAAQANVDRLKQLVEFKQVSAPFKGVVTARNIEVGDLVSADANSGTPLFSMARDDILRVQVSVPQSEAAGLVDGLESKVLAPEMPGKVFKGRIARNANSLASASRTLLTEVDVPNPTGELRPGMFVRVVLEIPRPRPLVNVPAQALLFGADGPRVVVIDKDDVVRVAKIVIARDFGANVDVEQGLTGDETVAIDPPVDIRDGRKVSIRK; encoded by the coding sequence ATGACCGAGATGTCGCAGCCGCAGGGACGCGGATTCGCTTCGACCGGCGTCGGCGTGCGCGAGGCGCCGCCGCCGCGTTTGAGAAAGCTGCCTTTCCTGATTCTGCTCGCTCTGCTCGCCATCGTGCTGCTCATCGGCATGCGCCGCCATGCGGCGCGCGAGCATGACGCGCAGGTCTTCCAGCAGGAGCAGGCCAACGCGCTGCTCAATTTGCGCGCGGCCAAGGTCACCAAGATCGCCGGCCCCGTGCATATAGAGCTGCCCGGCCAGACGCTCGCATGGGAGCAGGCGCGTCTCTTCGCGCGCGCGACGGGCTATATCGCCGAGCGTCGCGTCGATATCGGCAGCAAGGTGAAGCAGGGCGATCTGCTCGTTCGCATCTCCGCGCCCGATCTCGACCAGCAATATGCGCAGGCGCAGGCGCAGCTTCTGCTCTACAAGGCGCAGCTGCTGCAATCCAAGGCGCAGGTGGAGCAGACCAAGGCCAATCTGAACCTCGCCAAGCTCACCTACGGCCGCAGCTCGCAGCTCGTCAAAAACAATTATGAGAGCAAGCAGAACAACGACATCAACGCCGCCAATGTCGAGACGCAGACGGCCAATCTTCAATCCGCGCAGGCGGGAGTCGAGGTCGCGCAGGCCAATATCGCCGCAGCGCAGGCCAATGTCGATCGGCTGAAGCAACTCGTCGAATTCAAGCAGGTGTCGGCGCCGTTCAAGGGCGTGGTGACGGCGCGCAATATAGAGGTCGGCGATCTCGTCAGCGCCGACGCCAATAGCGGCACGCCGCTCTTCTCCATGGCGCGCGACGATATTCTGCGTGTGCAGGTCTCGGTGCCGCAGTCGGAGGCGGCGGGCCTCGTCGATGGGCTCGAGTCCAAAGTGCTGGCGCCGGAAATGCCGGGCAAGGTTTTCAAGGGACGCATCGCGCGCAACGCCAACTCGCTCGCCTCGGCCTCGCGCACTCTGCTCACCGAGGTGGACGTGCCCAATCCCACCGGCGAGCTGCGGCCGGGCATGTTCGTGCGCGTGGTGCTGGAAATTCCGCGCCCGCGGCCGCTGGTCAATGTTCCGGCGCAGGCGCTGCTCTTCGGGGCGGACGGGCCGCGCGTCGTGGTGATCGACAAGGACGATGTCGTGCGCGTCGCCAAGATCGTCATCGCCCGCGACTTCGGCGCCAATGTCGATGTGGAGCAGGGCCTCACGGGCGACGAGACGGTCGCCATCGACCCGCCCGTCGACATTCGCGACGGCCGCAAAGTGTCGATCCGCAAGTGA
- the shc gene encoding squalene--hopene cyclase — MTATARAIETPQPRAEALDDSIARASGALRALARGDGHWCFELEADATIPAEYVLMRHFRDEPIDHALEGKIAVYLRRIQGAHGGWPLFHEGGFDMSASVKAYFALKMIGDDIDAPHMKRAREAILAHGGAARSNVFTRALLALYREIPWRGVPAMPVEIMLLPKWFPFHIDKISYWGRTVLVPLLVLQTLKPKAVNRLGVHIGELFTTPPDEVKEWPKGAHQHKALIALFGAIDKILRAAEPYFPKGPRKRAVAAAEAFVTERLNGVDGLGAIFPAMVNSLLMYDVLGVPAEDERVKLARESIERLLVVKEDEAYCQPCVSPVWDTALACHTLLEVGGEEEEAQARAGLDWLAPLQVLDVKGDWAVQRPNVRPGGWAFQYANAYYPDVDDTAVVVTAMDRSYGGRSDRPYDERIARAREWVEGLQSKNGGWGAFDADNEYYYLNHIPFADHGALLDPPTSDVSARCVSMLAQLGDTIETSPSLKTGVEYLLAEQEPDGSWFGRWGMNYIYGTWSTLCALNAAGLKGEHRAMRRAVDWLVAIQNEDGGWGEDGDSYKLDYRGYEKAPSTASQTAWGVLALMAAGEVGHPAVARGVAYLQANQDADGLWKEERFTATGFPRVFYLRYHGYAKFFPLWALARYRNLERGNSKIVQTGL, encoded by the coding sequence ATGACCGCCACCGCCCGCGCGATCGAGACGCCGCAACCGCGCGCCGAGGCGCTCGACGACAGCATAGCGCGCGCGTCGGGAGCGCTGCGGGCGCTCGCCAGAGGCGACGGCCATTGGTGCTTCGAGCTGGAGGCGGACGCCACGATCCCAGCGGAATATGTGCTGATGCGCCATTTCCGCGACGAGCCGATCGACCATGCGCTCGAGGGCAAGATCGCCGTCTATCTACGCCGCATTCAGGGCGCGCATGGCGGCTGGCCTCTGTTTCACGAGGGCGGCTTCGATATGAGCGCCAGCGTGAAGGCCTATTTCGCGCTGAAGATGATCGGCGACGACATAGACGCGCCGCATATGAAGCGCGCGCGGGAGGCGATCCTCGCCCATGGCGGCGCGGCGCGCAGCAATGTGTTCACGCGCGCGCTGCTCGCGCTCTATCGCGAGATTCCCTGGCGCGGCGTGCCGGCCATGCCGGTGGAGATCATGCTGCTGCCGAAATGGTTTCCCTTCCATATCGACAAAATCTCCTATTGGGGCCGCACCGTCCTCGTGCCGCTGCTGGTGCTGCAGACGCTGAAGCCGAAGGCCGTCAACCGGCTCGGCGTGCATATCGGCGAGCTGTTCACGACTCCGCCGGACGAGGTGAAGGAATGGCCCAAAGGCGCGCATCAGCATAAGGCGCTGATCGCCCTCTTCGGCGCGATCGACAAAATCTTGCGCGCCGCCGAGCCCTATTTTCCCAAGGGTCCGCGCAAGCGCGCCGTCGCCGCTGCGGAAGCCTTCGTGACCGAGCGGCTGAACGGCGTCGACGGGCTCGGCGCGATCTTCCCGGCGATGGTCAACAGCCTGCTGATGTATGACGTGCTCGGCGTTCCCGCCGAGGACGAGCGCGTGAAGCTCGCGCGCGAATCGATCGAGCGTCTGCTCGTCGTCAAGGAGGACGAGGCCTATTGCCAGCCCTGCGTCTCGCCGGTGTGGGACACGGCGCTCGCCTGTCACACGCTGCTCGAGGTCGGCGGCGAGGAGGAGGAGGCGCAGGCTCGCGCAGGCCTCGATTGGCTCGCGCCGTTGCAGGTGCTGGATGTGAAGGGCGATTGGGCCGTGCAGCGACCGAATGTGCGTCCGGGCGGCTGGGCCTTCCAATACGCCAACGCCTATTATCCCGATGTCGACGACACCGCCGTCGTGGTGACCGCCATGGATCGCTCTTACGGCGGCCGCTCCGACCGGCCCTATGACGAGCGCATCGCCCGCGCGCGCGAGTGGGTCGAGGGGCTGCAAAGCAAGAATGGCGGCTGGGGCGCCTTCGACGCCGACAATGAATATTACTATCTCAACCACATCCCCTTCGCCGATCATGGCGCGCTGCTCGATCCGCCGACCTCGGACGTCTCGGCCCGCTGCGTCTCCATGCTCGCCCAGCTGGGCGACACGATCGAGACCAGCCCGAGCTTGAAGACCGGCGTCGAATATCTGCTCGCCGAGCAGGAACCGGACGGAAGCTGGTTCGGCCGCTGGGGAATGAACTATATATACGGAACCTGGTCGACGCTCTGCGCTCTCAACGCCGCGGGGCTGAAGGGCGAGCATCGCGCCATGCGCCGCGCCGTCGACTGGCTCGTCGCGATCCAGAACGAGGACGGCGGCTGGGGAGAGGACGGCGACAGCTACAAGCTCGACTATCGGGGCTATGAGAAGGCTCCGAGCACGGCCTCGCAGACGGCGTGGGGCGTGCTCGCGCTGATGGCGGCGGGCGAGGTCGGCCATCCCGCGGTCGCCCGCGGCGTCGCCTATCTGCAAGCCAATCAGGACGCGGACGGTTTGTGGAAAGAGGAGCGCTTCACCGCCACGGGCTTCCCCCGGGTCTTCTATCTGCGCTATCACGGCTATGCGAAGTTCTTCCCGCTCTGGGCGCTCGCGCGCTACCGTAACCTCGAGAGGGGCAACAGCAAAATTGTCCAGACCGGACTCTAG